A stretch of Bos mutus isolate GX-2022 chromosome 8, NWIPB_WYAK_1.1, whole genome shotgun sequence DNA encodes these proteins:
- the GSN gene encoding LOW QUALITY PROTEIN: gelsolin (The sequence of the model RefSeq protein was modified relative to this genomic sequence to represent the inferred CDS: inserted 1 base in 1 codon) — protein sequence MAAHRCALLGALVLALGALSQPARLATPAPPGATQARAPQGRVTEARPGSMVVEHPEFLKAGKEPGLQIWRVEKFDLVPVPPNLYGDFFTGDAYVILKTVQLRNGNLQYDLHYWLGNECSQDESGAAAIFTVQLDDYLNGRAVQHREVQGFESATFLGYFKSGLKYKKGGVASGFKHVVPNEVVVQRLFQVKGRRVVRATEXPVSWESFNNGDCFILDLGNDIYQWCGSSSNRFERLKATQVSKGIRDNERSGRARVHVSEEGAEPEAMLEVLGPKPALPAGTEDTAKEDAANRKLAKLYKVSNGAGTMSVSLVADENPFAQGALRSEDCFILDHGKDGKIFVWKGRQANTEERKAALKTASDFISKMDYPRQTQVSVLPEGGETPLFKQFFKNWRDPDQTDGPGLSYLSSHIANVERVPFDAATLHTSTAMAAQHGMDDDGRGQKQIWRIEGSNKVPVDPATYGQFYGGDSYIILYNYRHGGRQGQIIYNWQGAQSTQDEVAASAILTAQLDEELGGTPVQSRVVQGKEPAHLMSLFGGKPMIIYRGGTSREGGQTAPASTRLFQVRASSSGATRAVEVMPKAGALNSNDAFVLKTPSAAYLWVGAGASEAEKTGALELLRVLRAQPVQVAEGSEPDSFWEALGGKAAYRTSPRLKDKKMDAHPPRLFACSNKIGRFVIEEVPGELMQEDLATDDVMLLDTWDQVFVWVGKDSQEEEKTEALTSAKRYIETDPANRDRRTPITVVKQGFEPPSFVGWFLGWDDNYWSVDPLDRALAELAA from the exons CCGGGCAGCATGGTGGTGGAACACCCCGAGTTCCTCAAGGCAGGGAAGGAGCCCGGCCTGCAGATCTGGCGTGTGGAGAAGTTCGACCTGGTTCCCGTGCCCCCCAACCTTTACGGAGACTTCTTCACAGGCGATGCCTATGTCATCCTGAAGACGGTGCAGCTGAGGAATGGGAACCTGCAGTATGACCTCCACTACTGGCTGG GCAATGAATGCAGCCAGGACGAGAGCGGGGCAGCCGCCATCTTCACCGTGCAGCTGGACGACTACCTGAACGGCCGGGCTGTGCAGCACCGCGAGGTCCAGGGCTTCGAGTCGGCCACCTTCCTCGGCTACTTCAAGTCCGGCCTCAAGTACAAG AAAGGAGGTGTGGCATCAGGATTCAAGCACGTGGTCCCCAATGAGGTGGTGGTGCAGAGACTCTTCCAGGTCAAAGGGCGGCGTGTGGTCCGTGCCACCG TGCCCGTGTCCTGGGAGAGCTTCAACAACGGCGACTGCTTCATCCTGGACCTGGGCAAC GACATCTACCAGTGGTGTGGCTCCAGCAGCAACCGCTTTGAGAGGCTGAAGGCCACACAGGTGTCCAAGGGCATCCGGGACAACGAGCGGAGCGGCCGGGCCCGCGTGCACGTTTCCGAGGAGGGCGCCGAGCCTGAGGCCATGCTCGAG GTGCTGGGCCCCAAGCCAGCTCTGCCCGCAGGGACCGAGGACACAGCCAAGGAGGATGCGGCCAACCGCAAGCTGGCCAAGCTGTACAAG GTCTCCAATGGTGCAGGCACCATGTCGGTCTCCCTCGTGGCTGATGAGAACCCCTTCGCCCAGGGGGCCTTGAGGTCAGAGGACTGCTTCATCCTGGACCATGGCAAAGACGGAAAGATCTTTGTCTGGAAAG GCAGGCAGGCCAACACCGAGGAGAGGAAGGCCGCCCTCAAAACAGCGTCCGACTTCATCTCCAAGATGGACTACCCCAGGCAGACCCAG GTCTCTGTCCTTCCCGAGGGCGGCGAGACCCCGCTGTTCAAACAGTTCTTCAAGAACTGGCGGGACCCAGACCAGACGGACGGCCCGGGCCTGAGCTATCTCTCCAGCCACATTGCCAACGTGGAGCGCGTGCCCTTCGACGCGGCCACCCTGCACACCTCCACTGCCATGGCTGCCCAGCACGGCATGGATGATGACGGCAGAGGGCAGAAGCAG ATCTGGAGAATTGAAGGTTCCAACAAAGTGCCCGTGGACCCCGCCACGTACGGACAGTTCTACGGTGGTGACAGCTACATCATTCTGTACAACTACCGCCACGGCGGCCGTCAGGGACAGATCATCTACAACTG GCAGGGCGCCCAGTCCACCCAGGATGAGGTCGCTGCCTCGGCCATCCTGACCGCTCAGCTGGATGAGGAGCTGGGAGGGACTCCCGTGCAG AGCCGTGTGGTCCAAGGCAAGGAGCCCGCTCACCTCATGAGCCTGTTTGGCGGGAAACCCATGATCATCTACAGGGGCGGCACCTCCCGCGAGGGTGGGCAGACGGCCCCCGCCAGCACCCGCCTGTTCCAGGTCCGGGCCAGCAGCTCTGGAGCCACCCGAGCCGTGGAG GTGATGCCCAAGGCTGGCGCGCTGAATTCCAACGATGCCTTTGTCCTGAAGACCCCCTCGGCCGCCTACCTGTGGGTGGGTGCGGGAGCCAGCGAGGCAGAGAAGACCGGGGCCCTGGAGCTGCTCAGGGTGCTTCGGGCGCAACCCGTGCAGGTGGCAGAAGGCAGCGAGCCAG ACAGCTTCTGGGAGGCCCTGGGTGGGAAGGCCGCCTACCGCACGTCCCCACGGCTGAAGGACAAGAAGATGGACGCCCACCCTCCTCGCCTCTTCGCCTGCTCCAACAAGATCGGACGTTTCGTG ATCGAGGAGGTCCCTGGCGAGCTCATGCAGGAAGACTTGGCCACTGATGACGTCATGCTTCTGGACACCTGGGACCAG GTCTTTGTCTGGGTTGGTAAGGATTCTCaagaagaggagaagacagaAGCCCTGACCTCTG CTAAGCGCTACATCGAGACGGACCCAGCTAATCGTGACCGGCGGACCCCCATCACTGTGGTGAAGCAGGGCTTCGAGCCCCCCTCGTTCGTGGGCTGGTTCCTCGGCTGGGATGACAACTATTGGTCTGTGGACCCCTTGGACAGGGCCCTCGCTGAGCTGGCTGCCTGA